From Deltaproteobacteria bacterium, a single genomic window includes:
- a CDS encoding type II toxin-antitoxin system VapC family toxin, with product MSLAYFDTSTLVKNYVQEAGSTQARQLLAAYEFLSSAITPIELHSAVQRRYRQGEITRPNYHAILARVKTDRSYWQLVETVPQVLTKAEDTVVKYSVRTLDAIHLASALMIQHSLGTPLPFVSADERQLAAARRCKLQTIAVL from the coding sequence ATGAGTCTTGCCTACTTCGATACCAGCACCCTGGTCAAGAACTACGTCCAAGAAGCCGGTTCGACACAGGCTCGACAATTGCTCGCTGCTTACGAATTTCTTTCCTCAGCGATAACCCCGATCGAGCTCCATTCGGCCGTGCAACGGCGTTATCGACAAGGCGAAATCACGAGGCCAAACTATCATGCGATCCTGGCTCGCGTAAAAACCGACCGATCATATTGGCAGTTAGTCGAAACGGTGCCGCAAGTTTTGACCAAAGCCGAAGACACAGTTGTAAAGTATAGTGTCCGAACGCTGGATGCCATTCACCTAGCCTCCGCGCTTATGATACAGCATTCGCTCGGTACGCCATTGCCATTCGTTAGCGCCGACGAGCGCCAGCTCGCGGCGGCGCGCCGTTGTAAGCTCCAGACGATCGCCGTGCTTTAG